The Populus trichocarpa isolate Nisqually-1 chromosome 2, P.trichocarpa_v4.1, whole genome shotgun sequence genome has a window encoding:
- the LOC7474547 gene encoding AT-rich interactive domain-containing protein 5 isoform X3, with translation MSEMEDSEMVTVQDLLVDSEDKKPSEASVKEQEETADASVEQKSNENGQTSVADDDHTVTLASDVPMSDTQALPNEKNDTDENINQQAGEEKTDGDDGGCVQNQPQTATPSTPRRHATPKAKQDSAAKSKNVWTDIKMGEADVAGTPEERAAFMKELETFYKQNTMDFKPPKFYGEPLNCLKLWRSVIKLGGYEVVTANKLWRQVGESFHPPKTCTTVSWTFRIFYEKALLEYEKHKKETGELQLPSSPLHQATSVEKEASGYQAPGSGRARRDAAARAMQGWHAQRHLGHGEVSEPIAKVKSLNFARREKPLKSIGLHRQKTTNLELAERPMNAEPDKEFLVSNYHGKKKKKSSIKCDQSKKCPVLHLTARMI, from the exons atgagcGAAATGGAAGATAGTGAAATGGTTACGGTACAAGATTTGCTGGTAGACTCGGAAGATAAGAAGCCGAGTGAGGCCTCTGTTAAAGAGCAGGAAGAAACTGCTGATGCTTCAGTGGAACAAAAGTCGAATGAGAATGGGCAGACATCGGTTGCTGACGATGACCACACTGTGACTTTGGCATCTGATGTTCCTATGAGTGATACTCAAGCTTTGCCTAATGAGAAAAATGATAcggatgaaaatattaatcaGCAAGCGGGGGAAGAGAAAACTGATGGAGATGATGGTGGCTGTGTTCAAAATCAGCCACAAACTGCTACTCCATCGACCCCGAGGAGGCATGCGACTCCTAAAGCAAAGCAAGATAGTGCGGCAAAGTCCAAGAACGTGTGGACGGATATTAAG ATGGGGGAGGCTGATGTTGCAGGTACCCCAGAAGAGCGAGCTGCATTCATGAAGGAGCTGGAAACTTTTTATAAGCAGAATACCATGGATTTCAAGCCCCCCAAGTTTTACGGGGAGCCATTGAACTGCCTGAA GTTATGGAGGTCTGTGATCAAACTGGGTGGCTATGAAGTG GTTACTGCGAACAAGTTGTGGCGGCAAGTGGGAGAGTCTTTCCACCCTCCCAA GACCTGCACAACGGTGTCTTGGACATTCCGTATTTTCTATGAGAAG GCACTTCTGGAATATGAAAAGCATAAGAAGGAAACTGGTGAGCTTCAACTTCCTAGTTCACCCTTGCATCAGGCTACTAGTGTTGAAAAGGAG GCAAGTGGGTACCAAGCGCCTGGATCTGGCAGGGCAAGAAGGGATGCTGCTGCTCGTGCTATGCAGGGTTGGCATGCCCAGCGTCACCTTGGACATGGTGAGGTTAGCGAGCCAATTGCTAAG GTCAAGAGCTTAAATTTTGCAAGGCGTGAAAAGCCTCTCAAAAGTATCG GTTTGCACAGACAGAAGACAACTAACTTGGAACTTGCCGAGAGACCTATGAATGCTGAACCAGATAAGGA GTTCTTGGTTTCAAACTACCacgggaaaaagaaaaaaaaatcatccataaaatgTGATCAGTCCAAGAAGTGCCCCGTTTTACACCTTACTGCACGCATGATATAA
- the LOC7474547 gene encoding AT-rich interactive domain-containing protein 5 isoform X4, with the protein MSEMEDSEMVTVQDLLVDSEDKKPSEASVKEQEETADASVEQKSNENGQTSVADDDHTVTLASDVPMSDTQALPNEKNDTDENINQQAGEEKTDGDDGGCVQNQPQTATPSTPRRHATPKAKQDSAAKSKNVWTDIKMGEADVAGTPEERAAFMKELETFYKQNTMDFKPPKFYGEPLNCLKLWRSVIKLGGYEVVTANKLWRQVGESFHPPKTCTTVSWTFRIFYEKALLEYEKHKKETGELQLPSSPLHQATSVEKEASGYQAPGSGRARRDAAARAMQGWHAQRHLGHGEVSEPIAKVKSLNFARREKPLKSLHRQKTTNLELAERPMNAEPDKEFLVSNYHGKKKKKSSIKCDQSKKCPVLHLTARMI; encoded by the exons atgagcGAAATGGAAGATAGTGAAATGGTTACGGTACAAGATTTGCTGGTAGACTCGGAAGATAAGAAGCCGAGTGAGGCCTCTGTTAAAGAGCAGGAAGAAACTGCTGATGCTTCAGTGGAACAAAAGTCGAATGAGAATGGGCAGACATCGGTTGCTGACGATGACCACACTGTGACTTTGGCATCTGATGTTCCTATGAGTGATACTCAAGCTTTGCCTAATGAGAAAAATGATAcggatgaaaatattaatcaGCAAGCGGGGGAAGAGAAAACTGATGGAGATGATGGTGGCTGTGTTCAAAATCAGCCACAAACTGCTACTCCATCGACCCCGAGGAGGCATGCGACTCCTAAAGCAAAGCAAGATAGTGCGGCAAAGTCCAAGAACGTGTGGACGGATATTAAG ATGGGGGAGGCTGATGTTGCAGGTACCCCAGAAGAGCGAGCTGCATTCATGAAGGAGCTGGAAACTTTTTATAAGCAGAATACCATGGATTTCAAGCCCCCCAAGTTTTACGGGGAGCCATTGAACTGCCTGAA GTTATGGAGGTCTGTGATCAAACTGGGTGGCTATGAAGTG GTTACTGCGAACAAGTTGTGGCGGCAAGTGGGAGAGTCTTTCCACCCTCCCAA GACCTGCACAACGGTGTCTTGGACATTCCGTATTTTCTATGAGAAG GCACTTCTGGAATATGAAAAGCATAAGAAGGAAACTGGTGAGCTTCAACTTCCTAGTTCACCCTTGCATCAGGCTACTAGTGTTGAAAAGGAG GCAAGTGGGTACCAAGCGCCTGGATCTGGCAGGGCAAGAAGGGATGCTGCTGCTCGTGCTATGCAGGGTTGGCATGCCCAGCGTCACCTTGGACATGGTGAGGTTAGCGAGCCAATTGCTAAG GTCAAGAGCTTAAATTTTGCAAGGCGTGAAAAGCCTCTCAAAA GTTTGCACAGACAGAAGACAACTAACTTGGAACTTGCCGAGAGACCTATGAATGCTGAACCAGATAAGGA GTTCTTGGTTTCAAACTACCacgggaaaaagaaaaaaaaatcatccataaaatgTGATCAGTCCAAGAAGTGCCCCGTTTTACACCTTACTGCACGCATGATATAA
- the LOC7474547 gene encoding AT-rich interactive domain-containing protein 6 isoform X1, translating into MSEMEDSEMVTVQDLLVDSEDKKPSEASVKEQEETADASVEQKSNENGQTSVADDDHTVTLASDVPMSDTQALPNEKNDTDENINQQAGEEKTDGDDGGCVQNQPQTATPSTPRRHATPKAKQDSAAKSKNVWTDIKMGEADVAGTPEERAAFMKELETFYKQNTMDFKPPKFYGEPLNCLKLWRSVIKLGGYEVVTANKLWRQVGESFHPPKTCTTVSWTFRIFYEKALLEYEKHKKETGELQLPSSPLHQATSVEKEASGYQAPGSGRARRDAAARAMQGWHAQRHLGHGEVSEPIAKVKSLNFARREKPLKSLHRQKTTNLELAERPMNAEPDKEVDAEIADIGPPADWVKINVRESKDCYEIYALVPGLLREEVRVQSDPVGRLVITGQPEQLDNPWGITPFKKVVSLPTRIDPLQTSAVVSLHGRLHVRVPFEHGSA; encoded by the exons atgagcGAAATGGAAGATAGTGAAATGGTTACGGTACAAGATTTGCTGGTAGACTCGGAAGATAAGAAGCCGAGTGAGGCCTCTGTTAAAGAGCAGGAAGAAACTGCTGATGCTTCAGTGGAACAAAAGTCGAATGAGAATGGGCAGACATCGGTTGCTGACGATGACCACACTGTGACTTTGGCATCTGATGTTCCTATGAGTGATACTCAAGCTTTGCCTAATGAGAAAAATGATAcggatgaaaatattaatcaGCAAGCGGGGGAAGAGAAAACTGATGGAGATGATGGTGGCTGTGTTCAAAATCAGCCACAAACTGCTACTCCATCGACCCCGAGGAGGCATGCGACTCCTAAAGCAAAGCAAGATAGTGCGGCAAAGTCCAAGAACGTGTGGACGGATATTAAG ATGGGGGAGGCTGATGTTGCAGGTACCCCAGAAGAGCGAGCTGCATTCATGAAGGAGCTGGAAACTTTTTATAAGCAGAATACCATGGATTTCAAGCCCCCCAAGTTTTACGGGGAGCCATTGAACTGCCTGAA GTTATGGAGGTCTGTGATCAAACTGGGTGGCTATGAAGTG GTTACTGCGAACAAGTTGTGGCGGCAAGTGGGAGAGTCTTTCCACCCTCCCAA GACCTGCACAACGGTGTCTTGGACATTCCGTATTTTCTATGAGAAG GCACTTCTGGAATATGAAAAGCATAAGAAGGAAACTGGTGAGCTTCAACTTCCTAGTTCACCCTTGCATCAGGCTACTAGTGTTGAAAAGGAG GCAAGTGGGTACCAAGCGCCTGGATCTGGCAGGGCAAGAAGGGATGCTGCTGCTCGTGCTATGCAGGGTTGGCATGCCCAGCGTCACCTTGGACATGGTGAGGTTAGCGAGCCAATTGCTAAG GTCAAGAGCTTAAATTTTGCAAGGCGTGAAAAGCCTCTCAAAA GTTTGCACAGACAGAAGACAACTAACTTGGAACTTGCCGAGAGACCTATGAATGCTGAACCAGATAAGGA AGTGGATGCTGAAATTGCTGATATTGGCCCCCCTGCTGATTGGGTGAAGATCAATGTGCGGGAAAGT AAAGATTGCTATGAGATATATGCTCTAGTCCCAGGACTTCTCCGTGAAGAA GTTCGGGTTCAATCAGATCCTGTTGGACGTCTGGTTATAACAGGTCAACCAGAGCAGCTGGACAATCCTTGGGGTATAACACCATTTAAGaag GTTGTGAGCTTACCTACGAGAATTGATCCACTTCAGACATCTGCTGTTGTTAGCTTGCATGGGCGACTCCATGTTCGTGTCCCTTTTGAGCACGGATCAGCTTGA
- the LOC7474547 gene encoding AT-rich interactive domain-containing protein 5 isoform X2, with amino-acid sequence MSEMEDSEMVTVQDLLVDSEDKKPSEASVKEQEETADASVEQKSNENGQTSVADDDHTVTLASDVPMSDTQALPNEKNDTDENINQQAGEEKTDGDDGGCVQNQPQTATPSTPRRHATPKAKQDSAAKSKNVWTDIKMGEADVAGTPEERAAFMKELETFYKQNTMDFKPPKFYGEPLNCLKLWRSVIKLGGYEVVTANKLWRQVGESFHPPKTCTTVSWTFRIFYEKALLEYEKHKKETGELQLPSSPLHQATSVEKEASGYQAPGSGRARRDAAARAMQGWHAQRHLGHGEVSEPIAKVKSLNFARREKPLKSIGLHRQKTTNLELAERPMNAEPDKEVDAEIADIGPPADWVKINVRESKDCYEIYALVPGLLREEVRVQSDPVGRLVITGQPEQLDNPWGITPFKKVVSLPTRIDPLQTSAVVSLHGRLHVRVPFEHGSA; translated from the exons atgagcGAAATGGAAGATAGTGAAATGGTTACGGTACAAGATTTGCTGGTAGACTCGGAAGATAAGAAGCCGAGTGAGGCCTCTGTTAAAGAGCAGGAAGAAACTGCTGATGCTTCAGTGGAACAAAAGTCGAATGAGAATGGGCAGACATCGGTTGCTGACGATGACCACACTGTGACTTTGGCATCTGATGTTCCTATGAGTGATACTCAAGCTTTGCCTAATGAGAAAAATGATAcggatgaaaatattaatcaGCAAGCGGGGGAAGAGAAAACTGATGGAGATGATGGTGGCTGTGTTCAAAATCAGCCACAAACTGCTACTCCATCGACCCCGAGGAGGCATGCGACTCCTAAAGCAAAGCAAGATAGTGCGGCAAAGTCCAAGAACGTGTGGACGGATATTAAG ATGGGGGAGGCTGATGTTGCAGGTACCCCAGAAGAGCGAGCTGCATTCATGAAGGAGCTGGAAACTTTTTATAAGCAGAATACCATGGATTTCAAGCCCCCCAAGTTTTACGGGGAGCCATTGAACTGCCTGAA GTTATGGAGGTCTGTGATCAAACTGGGTGGCTATGAAGTG GTTACTGCGAACAAGTTGTGGCGGCAAGTGGGAGAGTCTTTCCACCCTCCCAA GACCTGCACAACGGTGTCTTGGACATTCCGTATTTTCTATGAGAAG GCACTTCTGGAATATGAAAAGCATAAGAAGGAAACTGGTGAGCTTCAACTTCCTAGTTCACCCTTGCATCAGGCTACTAGTGTTGAAAAGGAG GCAAGTGGGTACCAAGCGCCTGGATCTGGCAGGGCAAGAAGGGATGCTGCTGCTCGTGCTATGCAGGGTTGGCATGCCCAGCGTCACCTTGGACATGGTGAGGTTAGCGAGCCAATTGCTAAG GTCAAGAGCTTAAATTTTGCAAGGCGTGAAAAGCCTCTCAAAAGTATCG GTTTGCACAGACAGAAGACAACTAACTTGGAACTTGCCGAGAGACCTATGAATGCTGAACCAGATAAGGA AGTGGATGCTGAAATTGCTGATATTGGCCCCCCTGCTGATTGGGTGAAGATCAATGTGCGGGAAAGT AAAGATTGCTATGAGATATATGCTCTAGTCCCAGGACTTCTCCGTGAAGAA GTTCGGGTTCAATCAGATCCTGTTGGACGTCTGGTTATAACAGGTCAACCAGAGCAGCTGGACAATCCTTGGGGTATAACACCATTTAAGaag GTTGTGAGCTTACCTACGAGAATTGATCCACTTCAGACATCTGCTGTTGTTAGCTTGCATGGGCGACTCCATGTTCGTGTCCCTTTTGAGCACGGATCAGCTTGA
- the LOC7471741 gene encoding AT-hook motif nuclear-localized protein 25 isoform X1, translating to MAGYESTSTGNNSRYLHHNHNLLRPELHLIQRPSTIPSSDSKENNTPSPDHAKPIATSDHHPDRTTSGTSSGGGGTNPSSRPRGRPAGSKNKPKPPIIVTRDSPNALRSHVLEVSSGADIVESVSNYARKRGIGVCVLSGSGSVANVTLRQPASPAGSVLTLHGRFEILSLSGTVLPPPAPPGAGGLSIFLSGGQGQVVGGNVVGLLMAAGPVVLMAASFANAVFERLPLDDQEEAGAVQVQPTASQNSGVTGSGGQMGDGGGGSSTGGGGFFPMGGAHHGTYPFSADLFGSWGGNASRPPF from the coding sequence ATGGCTGGTTATGAATCAACTTCTACAGGTAATAACTCTCGCTACCTTCATCACAATCACAACCTTCTCAGACCTGAACTTCATCTGATTCAAAGACCTTCAACCATTCCTTCTTCTGATTCTAAAGAAAACAACACCCCTTCACCAGATCATGCCAAGCCAATTGCAACTAGTGATCATCACCCGGATAGGACTACTTCTGGCACTAGCTCTGGGGGCGGTGGGACCAATCCTAGTTCCCGCCCTAGAGGCCGTCCAGCTGGTTCCAAGAACAAACCGAAGCCGCCCATTATTGTAACACGGGACAGCCCTAATGCCCTCCGATCCCATGTGCTTGAGGTGTCTAGTGGTGCTGATATAGTGGAAAGTGTGTCCAATTATGCGAGGAAGAGAGGGATAGGAGTTTGTGTTCTTAGTGGGAGTGGGAGTGTTGCTAATGTTACTTTAAGGCAGCCAGCTTCTCCCGCGGGGAGTGTGCTTACTTTGCACGGAAGGTTTGAGATCCTTTCTCTATCTGGAACCGTGCTTCCTCCACCTGCGCCACCTGGTGCGGGAGGGTTGTCGATATTTTTGTCTGGTGGACAAGGACAGGTTGTTGGAGGAAATGTTGTGGGGCTCTTAATGGCTGCAGGTCCTGTGGTTTTGATGGCTGCATCTTTTGCTAATGCAGTTTTTGAGCGTTTGCCTTTGGATGATCAAGAGGAAGCTGGGGCGGTGCAGGTTCAACCCACGGCTTCTCAGAACTCGGGTGTGACTGGAAGTGGTGGACAGATGGGTGATGGTGGAGGGGGCAGCAGCACTGGAGGAGGTGGTTTTTTTCCTATGGGAGGAGCTCATCATGGGACCTATCCATTTTCAGCTGATTTGTTTGGATCATGGGGTGGAAATGCTTCAAGGCCTCCATTTTGA
- the LOC7471741 gene encoding AT-hook motif nuclear-localized protein 25 isoform X2, whose protein sequence is MAGYESTSTDHAKPIATSDHHPDRTTSGTSSGGGGTNPSSRPRGRPAGSKNKPKPPIIVTRDSPNALRSHVLEVSSGADIVESVSNYARKRGIGVCVLSGSGSVANVTLRQPASPAGSVLTLHGRFEILSLSGTVLPPPAPPGAGGLSIFLSGGQGQVVGGNVVGLLMAAGPVVLMAASFANAVFERLPLDDQEEAGAVQVQPTASQNSGVTGSGGQMGDGGGGSSTGGGGFFPMGGAHHGTYPFSADLFGSWGGNASRPPF, encoded by the exons ATGGCTGGTTATGAATCAACTTCTACAG ATCATGCCAAGCCAATTGCAACTAGTGATCATCACCCGGATAGGACTACTTCTGGCACTAGCTCTGGGGGCGGTGGGACCAATCCTAGTTCCCGCCCTAGAGGCCGTCCAGCTGGTTCCAAGAACAAACCGAAGCCGCCCATTATTGTAACACGGGACAGCCCTAATGCCCTCCGATCCCATGTGCTTGAGGTGTCTAGTGGTGCTGATATAGTGGAAAGTGTGTCCAATTATGCGAGGAAGAGAGGGATAGGAGTTTGTGTTCTTAGTGGGAGTGGGAGTGTTGCTAATGTTACTTTAAGGCAGCCAGCTTCTCCCGCGGGGAGTGTGCTTACTTTGCACGGAAGGTTTGAGATCCTTTCTCTATCTGGAACCGTGCTTCCTCCACCTGCGCCACCTGGTGCGGGAGGGTTGTCGATATTTTTGTCTGGTGGACAAGGACAGGTTGTTGGAGGAAATGTTGTGGGGCTCTTAATGGCTGCAGGTCCTGTGGTTTTGATGGCTGCATCTTTTGCTAATGCAGTTTTTGAGCGTTTGCCTTTGGATGATCAAGAGGAAGCTGGGGCGGTGCAGGTTCAACCCACGGCTTCTCAGAACTCGGGTGTGACTGGAAGTGGTGGACAGATGGGTGATGGTGGAGGGGGCAGCAGCACTGGAGGAGGTGGTTTTTTTCCTATGGGAGGAGCTCATCATGGGACCTATCCATTTTCAGCTGATTTGTTTGGATCATGGGGTGGAAATGCTTCAAGGCCTCCATTTTGA
- the LOC7474548 gene encoding 3-hydroxy-3-methylglutaryl-coenzyme A reductase 1, with product MDSRRLPPKSSRTTSSNDGGPLHHHQKRPAPSVDNRSPSPTPKASDALPLPLYLTNAIFFTLFFSVAYYLLHRWREKIRDSTPLHVVTFPEIAAIVSLMASFIYLLGFFGIDFVQSFITRPSHDTWDLEDTDNPNYLINEDHRLVTCPPPANVPPISKLPNPEPIITPLASVEDEEIVKSVTEGTLPSYSLESKLGDCKRAAVIRREALQRTTGRSLEGLPIEGFDYDSILGQCCEMPVGYVQIPVGIAGPLLLNGMEYMVPMATTEGCLVASTNRGCKAMYASGGATSVLLADGMTRAPVVRFETAKRASELKLFLEDPDNFDTLSIVFNRSSRFARLQGIKCSMAGKNLYMRFKCSTGDAMGMNMVSKGVQNVLDFLQNDFHDMEVIGISGNFCSDKKPAAVNWIEGRGKSVVCEAIIREEIVKKVLKTSVASLVELNMLKNLAGSAVAGALGGFNAHASNIVSAIFIATGQDPAQNIESSHCITMMEAVNNGKDLHISVTMPSIEVGTVGGGTQLVSQSACLNLLGVKGASKESPGSNSRLLATIVAGSVLAGELSLMAAIAQGQLVKSHMKYNRSSKDISKAAS from the exons ATGGACTCCCGCCGCCTGCCACCTAAATCATCACGCACCACGTCCTCTAACGACGGCGGTCCTCTCCACCATCACCAGAAGCGACCTGCTCCTTCCGTCGACAACCGCTCTCCATCACCGACACCGAAAGCATCAGACGCGCTTCCCCTCCCTCTCTACCTGACAAACGCCATTTTCTTCACGCTTTTCTTCTCCGTAGCCTACTACCTCCTCCACCGGTGGCGTGAAAAGATCCGTGACTCTACGCCACTCCATGTCGTTACTTTCCCCGAAATCGCCGCCATTGTTTCCCTAATGGCTTCCTTTATTTACCTTTTAGGATTTTTTGGAATCGATTTTGTTCAATCATTCATCACGCGCCCTTCTCACGACACGTGGGATTTGGAAGATACCGACAATCCTAACTACCTCATCAACGAAGATCACCGTCTGGTTACTTGCCCTCCGCCCGCAAACGTCCCTCCCATTTCCAAATTACCCAATCCTGAACCAATAATTACACCTTTAGCCTCCGTGGAAGATGAAGAAATCGTTAAATCCGTCACAGAAGGAACATTGCCTTCTTATTCGCTTGAATCAAAGCTTGGTGATTGTAAACGAGCAGCTGTGATTCGACGGGAGGCGTTGCAGAGGACAACTGGGAGATCTCTAGAGGGTCTACCTATTGAAGGATTTGATTATGATTCAATTTTAGGACAGTGCTGCGAAATGCCGGTGGGCTACGTCCAGATTCCGGTGGGGATTGCTGGCCCTTTGTTGCTGAATGGGATGGAGTATATGGTCCCAATGGCAACGACAGAGGGTTGTTTGGTTGCAAGTACGAACAGAGGGTGTAAGGCAATGTACGCTTCCGGTGGGGCTACTAGTGTTTTGTTGGCAGATGGGATGACTAGGGCTCCTGTTGTTAGATTCGAGACGGCGAAACGAGCCTCGGAATTGAAGTTGTTCTTGGAGGATCCTGATAACTTTGATACTTTGTCCATTGTTTTTAACAG GTCGAGTAGGTTTGCGAGGCTTCAAGGAATTAAATGCTCTATGGCTGGGAAGAATCTTTATATGCGATTTAAATGTAGTACCGGGGATGCAATGGGGATGAACATGGTCTCTAAAGGGGTTCAGAATGTGCTTGATTTCCTTCAGAATGATTTCCATGACATGGAAGTTATTGGCATTTCTG GTAATTTTTGTTCGGACAAGAAACCTGCGGCTGTAAACTGGATTGAAGGACGTGGGAAATCGGTTGTTTGTGAGGCAATTATCAGGGAAGAGATAGTCAAGAAGGTGTTGAAAACAAGTGTTGCTTCCCTTGTGGAGCTCAACATGCTCAAGAATCTTGCTGGTTCTGCTGTTGCTGGTGCTCTTGGTGGATTTAATGCCCATGCCAGCAATATTGTCTCTGCAATCTTCATAGCCACTGGCCAGGATCCAGCACAGAATATTGAGAGTTCTCACTGCATTACCATGATGGAGGCTGTTAACAACGGAAAGGATCTTCACATCTCTGTGACTATGCCTAGCATTGAG GTGGGTACAGTTGGAGGTGGAACTCAACTTGTATCGCAATCCGCCTGCCTGAATCTACTTGGTGTCAAGGGTGCAAGCAAAGAGTCACCTGGCTCAAACTCAAGACTCTTGGCTACCATAGTAGCTGGTTCAGTTTTAGCCGGGGAGCTCTCTCTAATGGCTGCCATTGCACAAGGGCAGCTTGTCAAGAGTCACATGAAATACAACAGATCGAGCAAAGACATATCCAAAGCTGCATCTTAG